From the genome of Mugil cephalus isolate CIBA_MC_2020 chromosome 2, CIBA_Mcephalus_1.1, whole genome shotgun sequence, one region includes:
- the mpst gene encoding 3-mercaptopyruvate sulfurtransferase → MTHQARALVSTKWLAEAAKVQGKLRILDTSWYLPKLRRNARSEFKKRHIPGAGFFDIDQCCDKTSPLDHMLPSERIFADYVGNLGVGSDTHVVVYDGSEYGAFSAPRVWWMFRVFGHGSVSLLNGGLRNWELEGRPVSDRCVKATPAEFKASLNRSWVKTYEDILDNLDTKKLQVVDARPRGRFRGLDPEPRDNTEPGHIPGSVNVPFNSFLSASGHFLPKDQLQALFARAGVDLRRPICSSCGSAVTACHVALAAHECGHPGVSVYDGGWSEWYTRARPEHVMSEGRGKHV, encoded by the exons ATGACGCACCAGGCGAGAGCTCTGGTCTCCACTAAGTGGCTCGCGGAGGCTGCCAAGGTGCAGGGGAAGTTGCGCATCTTGGACACTTCTTGGTACCTGCCCAAACTGAGGCGAAACGCCAGGAGCGAGTTCAAGAAGAGGCACATACCGGGCGCGGGCTTCTTTGACATAGACCAGTGCTGCGACAAGACCTCTCCCCTGGACCACATGCTGCCCTCGGAGAGGATCTTTGCAGATTACGTCGGGAACCTGGGGGTGGGGAGCGACACGCACGTCGTGGTGTACGACGGCAGCGAGTACGGCGCGTTCTCGGCGCCGCGCGTGTGGTGGATGTTCCGGGTGTTTGGACACGGCTCGGTGTCTCTGCTCAACGGGGGGCTCAGGAACTGGGAGCTGGAGGGTCGGCCGGTGAGCGACCGGTGCGTGAAAGCCACTCCGGCCGAGTTCAAGGCCTCCCTGAACCGCTCGTGGGTGAAGACCTACGAGGACATCCTGGACAACCTGGACACCAAGAAGCTCCAGGTGGTGGACGCCAGACCCAGAGGGAGGTTCAGAGGACTGGACCCTGAACCCAGAGATA ACACGGAGCCAGGCCACATCCCCGGCTCCGTCAACGTTCCCTTCAACTCCTTCCTTTCCGCCTCGGGCCACTTCCTGCCCAAGGACCAGCTCCAGGCCCTGTTCGCCCGCGCTGGCGTGGACCTCCGCCGCCCCATCTGCAGCTCCTGCGGCTCCGCCGTGACGGCGTGCCACGTGGCGCTGGCGGCCCACGAGTGCGGCCACCCGGGGGTGTCGGTGTACGACGGCGGGTGGTCGGAGTGGTACACCCGAGCCCGCCCCGAGCACGTCATGTCTGAGGGAAGAGGGAAGCATGTGTGA
- the rps19bp1 gene encoding ribosomal protein S19 binding protein 1 yields the protein MSASLIRRGLELLSDDVKDVSKGKKKKQQQKKKKKQGTPGSDRVMELVSTKRQGVTRQVKRLQGRLGPGKSKATVKDKRIKSAVEEFRKKQGKSHLSANLKYFTATLPAARESEAMKILNHSSGRQSRNRREGPVKKPKKEESLFTEEEFKKFQKEYFGRMVEDGK from the exons ATGTCGGCGTCGTTGATTAGGAGAGGACTGGAGCTGCTGAGCGACGATGTCAAAG ATGTCAgtaaagggaagaagaagaagcagcagcagaaaaagaagaagaagcaggggACCCCCGGCTCGGACAGAGTGATGGAGCTGGTGAGCACCAAGAGGCAGGGAGTCACCAGGCAGGTGAAGAGGCTGCAGGGCCGGCTGGGTCCAGGGAAGAGCAAAGCCACGGTCAAAGACAAGAGGATCAAATCTGCAGTGG AGGAGTTCAGGAAGAAGCAAGGGAAGAGCCACCTGAGCGCTAACCTCAAATACTTCACGGCGACTTTACCCGCAGCGAGAGAGTCCGAGGCGATGAAG ATCCTGAACCACAGTTCGGGGAGACAGTCCAGGAACCGCCGGGAAGGACCGGTCAAGAAGCCCAAGAAGGAAGAGTCCCTGTTCACAGAGGAGGAGTTCAAGAAGTTCCAGAAAGAATATTTTGGCCGGATGGTGGAGGACGGGAAATAA
- the LOC125003862 gene encoding apolipoprotein L3-like — MSVKVSFLHLSAVSRVRARASKERTLSEYRSIMSQPKPPTPKPRISYPLSPTKPPQRTFSLSPPTSPTSAITPPSPITPPSPITPTSPRTPTFPMTPPSPMTPPSPITPPAVLPKTRIVKMNSRQSSSDETDGQSLPSFYKKTAGWNDICRELKGKGASSAESIEDKAQELQEAVQRYIQLMDEHGDTMKQYIDDLYSIAENLDKVSKGTKIAGITGGATTVAGGAAAAVGIILSPFTLGASLALTAVGVGVAAAGGVTGASAAIAHKVNATMDKKKLEKLVQDYGHINETIQPCLMSIVEPLKQHGLPVLSKIRMDPETAGKLLDLAATSGANGLPLDANLRTAGVIKGFALGMDFYYTQGKDGKKKVKKGLESKFATKIREFAEDLKKALAELMNIKELCSMSY, encoded by the exons ATGAGCGTcaaggtttcatttttacatCTGTCAGCTGTCAGTCGAGTTCGTGCTCGTGCATCAAAGGAGCGAACGTTGAGCGAATACAGGTCCATCATGTCCCAG CCAAAGCCTCCCACTCCCAAGCCGAGGATCTCATATCCTCTGTCTCCCACAAAACCTCCACAG AGAACTTTCTCTTTGTCACCTCCAACGAGTCCAACGTCTGCAATAACTCCACCATCTCCAATAACTCCACCATCTCCGATAACTCCAACATCCCCACGGACGCCAACATTTCCAATGACTCCACCATCTCCAATGACTCCACCATCTCCAATAACTCCGCCAGCGGTGTTACCGAAGACCAGGATCGTTAAAATGAATTCAAGACAAAGCTCCAGTGATGAAACA GACGGCCAGTCTCTGCCGAGTTTCTACAAGAAAACTGCTG GCTGGAACGATATCTGCAGAGAGCTCAAAGGAAAAGGGGCATCATCAGCTGA GAGCATCGAAGATAAAGCTCAAGAGCTCCAAGAGGCTGTCCAGCGTTACATCCAACTGATGGACGAACACGGCGACACCATGAAACAATACATCGATGATCTTTACTCCATCGCTGAAAACTTAGACAAG GTTTCAAAGGGGACGAAGATCGCTGGCATCACGGGAGGAGCCACGACCGTAGCAGGAGGTGCGGCTGCAGCCGTCGGCATCATCCTGTCCCCGTTCACGCTGGGAGCCTCGCTGGCTCTGACCGCGGTCGGGGTCGGTGTGGCTGCAGCCGGCGGCGTCACCGGGGCGTCAGCAGCCATCGCGCACAAG GTGAATGCGACAATGGACAAGAAGAAACTGGAAAAGCTCGTGCAGGACTACGGGCACATCAACGAGACCATCCAGCCCTGCTTGATGTCCATCGTAGAGCCGCTGAAGCAGCACGGTCTGCCCGTCCTGAGCAAAATTAGGATGGATCCAGAGACGGCGGGCAAGTTGTTGGATCTGGCTGCGACGTCCGGGGCAAACGGCTTGCCCTTAGACGCCAACCTCAGGACCGCCGGGGTGATTAAAGGTTTTGCCCTCGGCATGGACTTCTACTACACCCAGGGAAAAGACgggaagaagaaggtgaagaagggGCTGGAGTCGAAGTTTGCAACGAAAATCCGCGAGTTTGCAGAGGACCTCAAAAAAGCTTTGGCCGAGCTCATGAATATTAAGGAACTGTGCAGCATGAGTTATTAG
- the LOC125003861 gene encoding apolipoprotein L3-like, whose amino-acid sequence MSQPKPPIPKPRTCILQPPTAPPEKDSSKSHPPPVLPKPKSVHGNKDGIIKQDSSETFNDDAQKKSPPQLTRNRSDAVRRSGGSESLRNTTVREKTKVVELPVKETYAEQAPLPPLNSKNKQFDAEFEIVSRTSLLYWRKNRTPWAEVCKELKLKEVSEAECVRVKAFLLQGGVRRYIQLMDDHGDTMKLLIDDLYSIAANLDKVSKGTKIAGITGGATTVAGGVAAAAGVILSPFTLGASLALTAVGVGVAAAGGVTGASAAIAHKVNITMDQKKIQRTLQEYEGLNEKVQECWKYITDGLDLLAQHGQSILKGINVHPKRGSRIVELVADDAISARALEESSRASGMIKGFSIGMDLYFTDGKDGRKVKKGLESKLAKKIRELAESLTKGLEELQKVKVLFMKEG is encoded by the exons ATGTCCCAG CCAAAGCCTCCGATTCCCAAGCCAAGGACCTGCATACTTCAACCTCCCACAGCTCCCCCAGAG AAAGATTCGAGTAAATCGCATCCACCACCAGTGTTACCGAAGCCCAAGAGTGTGCACGGTAACAAGGATGGCATCATTAAACAGGATTCATCAGAAACCTTCAATGATGACGCACAAAAa AAATCTCCACCACAGCTGACACGAAACAGGAGCGATGCCGTGAGAAGGTCCGGAGGAAGTGAAAGTTTAAGAAACACGACTGTGCGTGAGAAAACG AAAGTGGTCGAACTACCAGTAAAGGAAACCTACGCAGAAcaagctcctcttcctcctctgaatTCTAAGAACAAGCAGTTTGATGCTGAATTTGAGATCGTG AGTCGCACATCTCTGTTGTACTGGCGCAAGAACAGGACAC CCTGGGCTGAAGTGTGCAAAGAACTCAAACTGAAAGAGGTGTCAGAAGCTGA GTGCGTCAGGGTTAAAGCTTTTCTGCTCCAAGGAGGCGTCCGGCGCTACATCCAACTGATGGACGACCACGGCGACACCATGAAACTGCTCATCGATGATCTTTACTCCATCGCTGCCAACTTAGACAAG GTTTCAAAGGGGACGAAGATCGCTGGCATCACGGGAGGAGCCACGACCGTAGCAGGAGGTGTGGCCGCAGCCGCCGGCGTCATCCTGTCCCCGTTCACGCTGGGAGCTTCGCTGGCTCTGACCGCGGTCGGGGTCGGTGTGGCTGCAGCCGGCGGCGTCACCGGGGCGTCAGCAGCCATCGCGCACAAG GTGAACATCACAATGGACCAGAAGAAAATCCAAAGGACCCTGCAGGAATACGAGGGCCTCAACGAGAAGGTTCAGGAGTGCTGGAAGTACATCACTGATGGTTTAGATCTGCTGGCGCAGCATGGTCAGTCCATCCTGAAGGGGATTAACGTTCATCCAAAGAGGGGATCCAGGATAGTGGAGCTGGTCGCCGATGACGCGATAAGTGCCAGGGCActggaggagagcagcagggCCTCGGGGATGATAAAGGGCTTCTCCATCGGCATGGATTTATACTTCACGGACGGAAAGGATGGGAGGAAGGTGAAAAAGGGCCTGGAGTCAAAGCTTGCGAAGAAAATCCGCGAGCTGGCAGAGTCCCTCACAAAGGGTTTGGAAGAGCTCCAAAAAGTCAAGGTTTTGTTCATGAAGGAGGGTTaa
- the atf4a gene encoding cyclic AMP-dependent transcription factor ATF-4 isoform X2 translates to MMLSQLAFGDVEALYSGPSSLMADPMGPLLDEDEEEALSPSSSLEGKVPASLSLSLSSYPSSLSPYQTLSSSPLSSASPPPSPAPAAHSSVFLEAKAGADSLSLPWLGASDLLEAHAGADDGQDDAFAGMDWMSEKIDLSEFDLDSLIGSCSSDESPSSPEDLLASLDSHMDLDLDSFDAPVPVPVPSSLELGLSLPDIPSLPLEPAAPSGPTALKKSEEVVVVVKSEPLSPSHPASPPSPVYTLELGSEVDVLDAEKTAAPPLAAAIVPHPHGNIDGTGPIVLSIPSPTHIVVLVTNQEEPPLLSLPQQPVKTPQPSDSDSDSGIESAAGSPARLPSPPPPPTAGSSRTKPYSKPEPTSTSTPTPSPKASKVKSVSGAPKVVEKKLKKMEQNKTAATRYRQKKRVEQDLLNVEREELEKKNHELAEKAESISREIQYLKDLMEEVRKHHRGKSSSVA, encoded by the exons atGATGCTCTCCCAGCTGGCCTTCGGGGACGTGGAGGCTCTGTACTCAG GGCCCTCATCTCTGATGGCTGACCCCATGGGGCCCCTTCTGgacgaagatgaagaagaagctctttctccctcctcctccctagAGGGGAAGGTGCCGGcttcgctctccctctctctctcctcctatccatcctctctgtctccttatCAGACCTTGTCGTCCTCCCCgctctcctccgcctccccgCCTCCCTCCCCTGCCCCCGCCGCCCATTCCTCCGTGTTCCTGGAAGCCAAGGCCGGGGCGGACTCGCTGTCCCTCCCCTGGCTGGGCGCCAGCGACCTGCTCGAGGCCCACGCCGGAGCAGACGATGGCCAAG ACGATGCGTTCGCTGGCATGGACTGGATGTCGGAGAAAATCGACCTGAGCGAATTTGACTTGGATTCCCTCATTGGCTCCTGCTCATCCGACGAGTCCCCCAGCTCCCCTGAAGATCTCCTGGCTTCCCTCGACTCCCACATGGACCTGGACCTAGACTCCTTCGACGcacccgtccccgtccccgtccccagCAGCCTCGAGCTCGGCCTGTCCCTCCCAGacatcccctccctccccctggAGCCCGCCGCTCCGTCCGGGCCGACCGCGCTCAAGAAGTCGGAGGAGGTCGTGGTCGTCGTCAAGTCCGAACCCCTGTCCCCGTCTCACCCGgcgtcccccccgtccccggTCTACACGCTGGAGCTGGGGAGCGAAGTGGACGTCCTGGATGCTGAGAAAACAGCCGCACCCCCGCTCGCCGCCGCCATCGTCCCGCACCCCCACGGGAACATCGACGGCACCGGCCCGATTGTGCTCTCCATCCCCAGCCCCACCCACATCGTGGTGTTGGTCACCAACCAGGAAGAGCCCCCCCTCCTGTCCCTGCCCCAGCAGCCCGTCAAAACCCCTCAGCCCAGCGACTCCGACAGCGACTCCGGCATCGAGTCGGCCGCCGGCTCGCCAGcccgcctcccctccccccctcctcctcccacagcCGGTTCCTCCAGGACCAAACCTTACTCCAAACCGGagcccacctccacctccacccccaccccctctcccaAAGCCTCCAAGGTCAAGTCTGTGTCTGGCGCTCCCAAGGTGGTGGAGAAGAAACTGAAGAAGATGGAGCAGAACAAGACGGCGGCCACCCGCTACCGGCAGAAGAAGCGGGTCGAGCAGGACCTGCTGAACGTCGAGCGCGAAGAGTTGGAAAAGAAGAACCACGAGCTGGCGGAGAAGGCGGAGTCCATCAGCCGAGAGATCCAGTACCTCAAGGACCTGATGGAGGAAGTCCGCAAGCACCACCGCGGGAAGAGCAGCTCGGTGGCGTAG
- the atf4a gene encoding cyclic AMP-dependent transcription factor ATF-4 isoform X1 produces MMLSQLAFGDVEALYSGPSSLMADPMGPLLDEDEEEALSPSSSLEGKVPASLSLSLSSYPSSLSPYQTLSSSPLSSASPPPSPAPAAHSSVFLEAKAGADSLSLPWLGASDLLEAHAGADDGQADDAFAGMDWMSEKIDLSEFDLDSLIGSCSSDESPSSPEDLLASLDSHMDLDLDSFDAPVPVPVPSSLELGLSLPDIPSLPLEPAAPSGPTALKKSEEVVVVVKSEPLSPSHPASPPSPVYTLELGSEVDVLDAEKTAAPPLAAAIVPHPHGNIDGTGPIVLSIPSPTHIVVLVTNQEEPPLLSLPQQPVKTPQPSDSDSDSGIESAAGSPARLPSPPPPPTAGSSRTKPYSKPEPTSTSTPTPSPKASKVKSVSGAPKVVEKKLKKMEQNKTAATRYRQKKRVEQDLLNVEREELEKKNHELAEKAESISREIQYLKDLMEEVRKHHRGKSSSVA; encoded by the exons atGATGCTCTCCCAGCTGGCCTTCGGGGACGTGGAGGCTCTGTACTCAG GGCCCTCATCTCTGATGGCTGACCCCATGGGGCCCCTTCTGgacgaagatgaagaagaagctctttctccctcctcctccctagAGGGGAAGGTGCCGGcttcgctctccctctctctctcctcctatccatcctctctgtctccttatCAGACCTTGTCGTCCTCCCCgctctcctccgcctccccgCCTCCCTCCCCTGCCCCCGCCGCCCATTCCTCCGTGTTCCTGGAAGCCAAGGCCGGGGCGGACTCGCTGTCCCTCCCCTGGCTGGGCGCCAGCGACCTGCTCGAGGCCCACGCCGGAGCAGACGATGGCCAAG CAGACGATGCGTTCGCTGGCATGGACTGGATGTCGGAGAAAATCGACCTGAGCGAATTTGACTTGGATTCCCTCATTGGCTCCTGCTCATCCGACGAGTCCCCCAGCTCCCCTGAAGATCTCCTGGCTTCCCTCGACTCCCACATGGACCTGGACCTAGACTCCTTCGACGcacccgtccccgtccccgtccccagCAGCCTCGAGCTCGGCCTGTCCCTCCCAGacatcccctccctccccctggAGCCCGCCGCTCCGTCCGGGCCGACCGCGCTCAAGAAGTCGGAGGAGGTCGTGGTCGTCGTCAAGTCCGAACCCCTGTCCCCGTCTCACCCGgcgtcccccccgtccccggTCTACACGCTGGAGCTGGGGAGCGAAGTGGACGTCCTGGATGCTGAGAAAACAGCCGCACCCCCGCTCGCCGCCGCCATCGTCCCGCACCCCCACGGGAACATCGACGGCACCGGCCCGATTGTGCTCTCCATCCCCAGCCCCACCCACATCGTGGTGTTGGTCACCAACCAGGAAGAGCCCCCCCTCCTGTCCCTGCCCCAGCAGCCCGTCAAAACCCCTCAGCCCAGCGACTCCGACAGCGACTCCGGCATCGAGTCGGCCGCCGGCTCGCCAGcccgcctcccctccccccctcctcctcccacagcCGGTTCCTCCAGGACCAAACCTTACTCCAAACCGGagcccacctccacctccacccccaccccctctcccaAAGCCTCCAAGGTCAAGTCTGTGTCTGGCGCTCCCAAGGTGGTGGAGAAGAAACTGAAGAAGATGGAGCAGAACAAGACGGCGGCCACCCGCTACCGGCAGAAGAAGCGGGTCGAGCAGGACCTGCTGAACGTCGAGCGCGAAGAGTTGGAAAAGAAGAACCACGAGCTGGCGGAGAAGGCGGAGTCCATCAGCCGAGAGATCCAGTACCTCAAGGACCTGATGGAGGAAGTCCGCAAGCACCACCGCGGGAAGAGCAGCTCGGTGGCGTAG